In Vibrio marisflavi CECT 7928, the following are encoded in one genomic region:
- the sppA gene encoding signal peptide peptidase SppA, with the protein MKQIFKFIGMIFKGIWKLITFIRLAIINLIFFAFVAVLFFSFIHSDSPSTKSESEKKSALVLNLSGPIVEQNSYVNPMDSFTESLLGKDLPKENVLYQIVSTIRHAKDDPNISGLVLSLGKMPETNLTKLRYIAKALNEFKESGKPIYAIGSFYNQSQYYLASYANKVFLSPDGAVLIKGYSAYALYYKTLLEKLDVNTHVFRVGTYKAAVEPFIRDNMSKAAKQDASDWLGQLWGAYVHDVAKNRDIKPSTLTPTMKQFLALMKKNKGDLAALAKNIGLVDELATRQKIRADLAKAFGSDGKDSYNAISYYKYLSQIPTKPLKASEDIAVIVASGAIVDGKQKRGAVGGDTVARLLREAQNNDKIKAVVLRVDSPGGSAFASDVILNEIKAVEAAGKPVVVSMSSLAASGGYWISMGASKIIAQPTTLTGSIGIFSVITTFEKGLNKIGVYTDGVGTTPFSGTGITTGLNKGVSAAMQMGIEHGYNRFIGLVSKNRDIPLAKVDKIAQGRVWTGRDAQKFGLVDQLGDFDDAIAEAAKLAKLKTYNLDWMKKRLTPAQQILQDLMKQVNVHLGLKPSSLIPESLAPVLGQIQESTSLLNNLNDPKGQYAMCLTCGVSSQ; encoded by the coding sequence ATGAAACAAATATTTAAATTTATTGGCATGATTTTCAAAGGTATATGGAAGCTCATCACTTTCATTCGTCTTGCCATTATCAACCTTATTTTTTTCGCCTTTGTGGCGGTTCTCTTTTTCAGTTTCATACATTCTGATTCCCCTTCTACCAAAAGTGAGTCTGAGAAAAAATCCGCATTAGTGCTCAATCTGTCGGGCCCTATTGTCGAGCAAAATTCTTACGTAAACCCGATGGATTCGTTCACTGAGTCACTATTAGGAAAAGACTTACCCAAAGAGAATGTTCTGTACCAGATAGTCAGTACCATTCGACACGCAAAAGATGACCCGAATATAAGCGGGCTCGTACTTTCTCTAGGCAAAATGCCTGAGACGAACTTAACAAAGCTGCGCTATATTGCTAAGGCTTTGAACGAGTTCAAAGAGTCTGGAAAGCCTATCTATGCCATTGGTAGTTTCTACAATCAAAGCCAATACTATCTAGCAAGCTACGCCAACAAAGTCTTTCTCTCTCCAGACGGTGCGGTACTGATTAAAGGCTATAGTGCTTATGCTCTCTATTACAAAACGCTGCTAGAGAAACTTGACGTCAACACACACGTCTTCCGCGTAGGTACATACAAAGCAGCCGTTGAACCCTTCATCCGTGACAATATGTCTAAAGCTGCCAAGCAAGATGCATCCGATTGGTTAGGACAATTGTGGGGAGCTTATGTGCATGATGTGGCTAAGAATAGAGACATAAAACCTAGCACTTTAACACCAACAATGAAGCAGTTCTTAGCATTGATGAAAAAGAACAAAGGCGACTTAGCTGCTCTCGCAAAAAATATTGGCCTTGTCGATGAGCTTGCAACACGACAAAAAATTCGTGCTGATCTAGCTAAGGCTTTTGGTAGTGATGGAAAAGATAGCTACAACGCTATCAGCTACTACAAATATTTAAGCCAAATTCCGACGAAACCACTAAAAGCGTCTGAGGATATTGCCGTAATTGTCGCAAGTGGCGCGATTGTTGATGGAAAACAGAAACGCGGCGCTGTTGGTGGGGACACAGTTGCCAGACTACTTAGAGAAGCGCAAAACAACGACAAAATTAAGGCCGTTGTTCTTCGTGTGGATAGCCCAGGAGGTAGTGCTTTTGCATCAGACGTTATCCTAAACGAAATAAAAGCAGTCGAAGCTGCGGGTAAGCCAGTGGTAGTGTCGATGTCTAGCCTTGCAGCTTCTGGCGGCTATTGGATTTCTATGGGAGCGAGCAAAATAATTGCTCAACCGACAACATTGACCGGTTCTATCGGCATCTTCAGCGTCATCACCACATTTGAGAAAGGCCTGAATAAAATAGGCGTTTACACAGATGGTGTAGGCACAACGCCATTCTCTGGTACGGGTATCACCACTGGCCTAAATAAAGGGGTTTCTGCCGCTATGCAAATGGGTATTGAGCATGGTTACAACCGCTTTATTGGCTTAGTCAGTAAGAACAGAGATATTCCTTTAGCCAAGGTCGACAAAATTGCTCAAGGGCGCGTCTGGACTGGGCGAGATGCGCAAAAATTTGGCCTTGTGGATCAGCTCGGCGATTTCGACGATGCGATAGCCGAAGCTGCTAAACTAGCGAAGCTTAAAACATACAACTTAGACTGGATGAAGAAACGGCTAACCCCAGCACAGCAAATTCTTCAAGATCTAATGAAACAAGTGAACGTGCATTTAGGGCTAAAACCTTCAAGCTTGATTCCTGAATCTCTAGCACCTGTTTTAGGACAAATTCAAGAAAGCACAAGCCTATTGAACAACCTCAATGACCCTAAAGGCCAATATGCTATGTGTTTAACTTGCGGTGTGAGTTCGCAATAA
- a CDS encoding phosphatase PAP2 family protein: MSLKKFLFISISTFIAIILCYFYLDRAVTEYAAELNLRQYQLLDFFSSIPVYVIYLSAVACVSAIARLIYKRKLEKWMVCSFLVAISLYVSSLAKNLLKFVFGRYWPATWKEGNPSWINNQEYGFHPFHSGVWYQSFPSGHATAIFASMIVLALFYPRLRILSVLLIALTCIGQLGMYYHFVSDLIGGAYLGFVFGMGVVVIARRFTVLEKLPNRAV, translated from the coding sequence ATGTCACTCAAAAAATTCCTTTTTATAAGTATTTCCACCTTTATCGCTATTATTCTATGTTACTTCTACCTCGATAGAGCCGTTACGGAATATGCTGCCGAGCTAAACCTTCGTCAATATCAACTCCTCGACTTTTTCTCTAGCATCCCAGTCTATGTTATTTATCTCTCGGCGGTTGCCTGCGTATCAGCTATCGCTAGGCTAATCTACAAACGTAAGCTAGAAAAATGGATGGTATGCTCATTTCTCGTTGCAATTAGCTTATACGTTTCTTCACTAGCCAAAAACTTACTCAAATTTGTCTTTGGTCGTTATTGGCCAGCTACATGGAAAGAAGGAAACCCTTCTTGGATAAATAATCAAGAGTATGGCTTTCACCCATTTCATTCAGGTGTTTGGTACCAATCTTTTCCATCTGGCCACGCCACCGCAATATTTGCGTCCATGATTGTGCTCGCACTCTTCTATCCAAGATTGCGTATATTATCTGTCCTACTGATTGCTTTGACATGTATAGGGCAACTGGGCATGTATTATCACTTTGTTAGTGATCTGATTGGTGGTGCCTATTTAGGATTTGTGTTTGGTATGGGAGTCGTGGTGATTGCTAGGCGCTTTACTGTGCTTGAGAAGTTACCAAATCGAGCGGTTTGA
- a CDS encoding ATP-dependent DNA helicase, with protein sequence MISKTFSSDGALGKAIEGFQPRQAQSDMAEAVLTAIEEQTQLVIEAGTGTGKTFAYLVPVLLSGKKAIISTGSKNLQEQLFHRDLPLIANALGYYGSISLLKGRSNYLCLERLSKQMVESHSVDADPGLLSQLVKVRSWSSSTRSGDLGECEDLAEDSNVIPTITSTNDNCLGKECPSYSDCFVLKARKKAMDADLVVVNHHLFLADLAIKETGFGELIPEAEVFVFDEAHQLPDIASHYFGQSVSSRQVHELAKDIELAYRTEAKDMRQLQKVAAKLIQAASDLRIVLGDSGFRGNWREAIQSIAIKNEVERLNEALDFAIEVLKLTLGRSQLIDAAFERANLIKGRIARVCDVSITGYSYWFDTTVRHFALHVTPLSVADKFHDQIELKGGAWVFTSATLSVNEDFGHFTSRLGIQPKQQMQLLSPFDYQSQAMLCVPRYLPEPNSPGLADHLVNILAPVIERNQGRCFFLCTSHSMMRELSERFRQTLDLPVLVQGETSKQKTLAEFMELGNALLVATGAFWEGIDVRGDALSCVIIDKLPFTAPDDPLLKARIEDCRLQGGDPFQQVQLPDAVIALKQGVGRLIRDANDKGALIICDNRLVTRNYGGIFLGSLPPIPRTRDLEKVQNFLKEC encoded by the coding sequence ATGATTTCAAAAACTTTTTCTTCTGATGGTGCATTAGGTAAAGCCATTGAAGGTTTTCAGCCTAGACAGGCACAAAGTGATATGGCTGAGGCTGTATTAACCGCAATTGAAGAACAAACCCAGTTGGTCATTGAGGCAGGAACAGGAACTGGCAAAACCTTTGCTTATTTGGTGCCAGTGTTACTAAGCGGAAAAAAGGCAATCATCAGTACTGGTTCGAAAAACCTTCAGGAGCAGCTGTTTCACCGAGATTTGCCGTTGATAGCAAATGCTTTGGGCTACTATGGCAGTATTTCTCTTTTGAAAGGTCGTTCAAACTACCTTTGTTTAGAAAGGCTGAGTAAGCAAATGGTGGAAAGCCATAGTGTTGATGCCGATCCGGGTCTGTTATCTCAATTGGTGAAGGTCCGTAGCTGGTCTAGTTCAACTAGGTCGGGCGATTTAGGTGAATGTGAAGACCTAGCCGAAGACAGTAATGTTATTCCGACAATTACTTCTACAAATGATAATTGCCTAGGTAAAGAGTGTCCGAGTTATTCTGATTGCTTCGTGCTGAAAGCTCGTAAAAAAGCGATGGATGCTGATTTAGTGGTGGTTAACCATCATTTGTTTTTGGCTGATTTAGCTATCAAGGAGACAGGATTCGGAGAGCTAATACCTGAAGCGGAGGTGTTTGTTTTTGATGAAGCCCATCAGTTGCCAGATATAGCCAGCCACTACTTTGGGCAATCTGTATCTAGTCGTCAAGTGCATGAGTTGGCCAAAGATATAGAGCTTGCTTATCGAACCGAAGCTAAAGATATGCGTCAATTGCAGAAGGTTGCTGCTAAGCTCATTCAAGCAGCTTCTGATCTTCGAATCGTACTAGGTGACTCAGGATTCAGAGGCAATTGGCGTGAAGCAATTCAATCGATAGCAATAAAAAATGAAGTTGAAAGACTGAATGAGGCTCTCGACTTCGCGATAGAAGTGCTCAAGCTAACGTTGGGACGCAGCCAGCTAATCGATGCAGCATTTGAAAGAGCGAATCTTATAAAAGGCCGAATTGCTCGTGTGTGTGATGTCTCGATTACAGGCTACTCATATTGGTTTGACACAACAGTTAGGCATTTTGCTTTGCACGTAACGCCACTTTCGGTAGCCGATAAATTTCACGATCAGATAGAGCTTAAGGGTGGGGCATGGGTGTTTACCTCGGCAACACTCTCTGTAAACGAAGATTTTGGCCACTTTACCTCTCGATTAGGTATTCAACCTAAACAGCAGATGCAGCTGCTAAGCCCTTTTGACTATCAATCTCAAGCGATGCTTTGTGTGCCCCGTTACCTTCCCGAGCCAAATAGCCCAGGTCTTGCTGATCACTTGGTAAATATTCTGGCTCCAGTAATTGAGCGCAATCAAGGGCGGTGTTTTTTTCTGTGCACATCTCATAGCATGATGAGAGAGCTGTCCGAGCGTTTTAGGCAAACTCTGGATCTTCCTGTGTTAGTGCAAGGAGAGACAAGCAAACAGAAGACACTGGCCGAATTTATGGAACTCGGTAACGCCTTGCTTGTGGCAACGGGTGCATTCTGGGAAGGGATCGATGTTCGTGGTGATGCGTTAAGTTGCGTTATTATCGATAAGCTACCATTCACAGCGCCAGATGACCCATTGCTAAAAGCCCGAATCGAAGATTGCCGACTTCAAGGAGGCGATCCATTTCAACAAGTCCAGCTGCCTGATGCTGTTATCGCTTTAAAACAAGGAGTTGGGCGTCTTATTCGAGATGCTAACGACAAGGGAGCGTTAATTATTTGCGACAATCGTTTGGTAACTCGCAATTATGGCGGTATATTTCTCGGCAGTTTACCTCCGATCCCGCGAACGCGAGATCTGGAGAAAGTGCAGAATTTCCTAAAAGAGTGTTGA
- a CDS encoding NADPH-dependent 2,4-dienoyl-CoA reductase, which yields MYPHLLEPLDLGFTKLKNRVLMGSMHTGLEEDKSGLQKLAEFYGARAKGGVGLIVTGGFSPNFRGRLHPFSAQFSKEKHVNAHKVVTETVHKHGGKIALQLLHAGRYAMHPLALSASGIKAPIAKFAPFEMSRRQINNTIKDFANSAKLAQQAGYDGVEIMGSEGYLINQFICSRTNARYDEWGGSYENRIRFALEIVRATRRQVGSDFIIIFRLSMLDLVEQGSTFEEVVELAQALESAGVTLINTGIGWHEAKVPTIATQVPRAAFSWVTEKVKPHVSIPVITCNRINTPEDAERILASGQADMVSMARPFLADPEFVRKASESKRELINTCIGCNQACLDNVFKGKRASCLVNPIACYETELKITPADKAKRIAVVGAGPAGLACATTLAERGHEVELFEKNDRIGGQFRLAMQIPGKEEFRETIRYFANRIDQTGVTLRLDTEATKDMLDSFDEIVMASGVEPRKIQLKGIDESSKVVDYQTLIREKVPVGERVAVIGAGGIGVDVASMITEPQEHTLEDWLHDWGIDKSMSHAGGLYPHPESISDKQVWLLQRKKGRMGKGPGKTTGWIHKRTLEKRGVEMLSGLSYENIDDKGLHIKLAGQEKVLDADTVVVCAGQESVRPFEDKWQQFEGKLHVIGGADYAGELDAVRAIRQGVELAIKL from the coding sequence ATGTATCCACACCTTTTAGAGCCGCTAGATTTAGGTTTTACCAAGTTGAAGAATCGAGTTTTGATGGGCTCCATGCACACCGGCTTGGAGGAAGATAAATCTGGACTGCAAAAGCTGGCTGAATTTTATGGAGCAAGAGCAAAAGGTGGAGTAGGTTTAATTGTTACCGGAGGGTTCTCTCCTAACTTTCGTGGTCGCTTGCATCCATTTAGTGCTCAATTCAGTAAAGAAAAACACGTTAATGCACATAAAGTGGTGACAGAAACTGTTCATAAGCATGGAGGAAAAATTGCGTTACAGCTTCTCCATGCTGGTCGTTATGCGATGCACCCTTTAGCTCTGAGTGCGTCCGGCATAAAAGCACCTATTGCTAAGTTTGCTCCTTTTGAAATGAGCCGCCGTCAAATAAATAACACCATTAAAGACTTTGCAAACAGCGCTAAACTGGCTCAGCAGGCTGGTTATGATGGTGTTGAAATCATGGGATCGGAAGGCTACCTTATCAACCAGTTTATCTGTAGCCGAACCAACGCTCGCTATGATGAGTGGGGAGGCAGTTACGAAAACCGCATACGCTTTGCGTTAGAAATTGTACGAGCTACAAGGCGTCAAGTTGGCAGCGACTTTATTATTATTTTCCGTCTTTCAATGCTCGATTTAGTCGAACAAGGTAGCACTTTTGAGGAAGTGGTAGAACTTGCTCAAGCATTAGAAAGTGCTGGAGTAACCTTAATTAATACTGGGATTGGTTGGCATGAAGCCAAGGTTCCTACGATTGCTACTCAAGTACCAAGAGCTGCGTTTAGTTGGGTAACTGAAAAAGTAAAACCCCATGTGTCTATTCCGGTGATTACTTGTAACCGGATTAATACCCCAGAGGATGCTGAGCGTATTTTGGCATCAGGTCAAGCCGATATGGTTTCTATGGCTCGTCCATTTTTGGCCGATCCTGAGTTTGTTAGAAAAGCGAGTGAAAGCAAACGAGAGTTAATTAACACATGCATAGGGTGCAACCAAGCCTGCCTAGACAATGTTTTCAAAGGTAAACGAGCAAGCTGCTTAGTCAATCCAATTGCTTGCTACGAGACGGAACTGAAAATCACGCCTGCAGATAAAGCCAAGCGTATCGCGGTAGTGGGAGCTGGGCCAGCAGGTTTGGCTTGTGCGACTACTTTAGCTGAACGTGGGCATGAAGTTGAACTGTTTGAAAAAAACGATCGGATTGGAGGTCAGTTCCGGCTAGCAATGCAAATACCGGGTAAAGAGGAGTTTAGAGAAACTATCCGTTATTTTGCCAATCGCATTGATCAGACTGGAGTGACCTTAAGGCTAGATACTGAAGCCACCAAAGACATGTTAGATAGTTTTGACGAAATCGTGATGGCGTCCGGTGTTGAACCGAGGAAAATACAGCTTAAAGGAATCGATGAGTCTAGCAAGGTAGTGGATTACCAAACACTCATTCGAGAAAAAGTACCAGTGGGGGAGCGTGTGGCTGTTATTGGTGCTGGGGGGATTGGGGTGGATGTTGCTTCAATGATCACAGAGCCGCAGGAACACACGTTAGAAGACTGGTTACACGATTGGGGGATCGATAAATCGATGTCACATGCTGGTGGCTTGTACCCCCACCCAGAATCAATTTCTGACAAACAAGTATGGTTATTGCAACGTAAAAAAGGTCGGATGGGGAAAGGGCCTGGTAAAACAACAGGTTGGATTCACAAGCGCACCTTGGAAAAGCGCGGTGTAGAGATGTTGTCTGGGCTTAGCTATGAAAACATCGACGATAAAGGGTTACATATAAAGCTTGCAGGTCAGGAGAAGGTTCTCGATGCAGATACGGTTGTCGTCTGTGCGGGGCAAGAGTCGGTTCGTCCATTTGAAGATAAGTGGCAACAGTTTGAAGGCAAGCTGCATGTTATCGGCGGTGCTGATTATGCTGGAGAGCTTGATGCTGTTCGCGCAATAAGGCAAGGAGTCGAGTTGGCTATAAAATTGTAG
- a CDS encoding alpha/beta fold hydrolase, which yields MKFQENRYPLAGGNIAAKEFGDTKSSAVTLMFLHGWLDNAASFDSTIEALSRSNFDLHYCAIDLPGHGLSFHKPEGNFYPFHDYVDDLYQLLTNHFSTQKIIFVGHSLGALIASCFSAAFPELVQGLVQIEGVGPLPELEHNTVERLREGVISRKRILSKPTRSFKGLEPVIQRRAKLNQLDGKLIEPVIIRGTQKKQGEYFWRHDIKLQCHSVYRMSFRHADEVLKQITCPHVVVLGESGYPELKSRIKQLDTQQFHLKTVKGGHHCHLENPIDVSEAILGLVNKT from the coding sequence ATGAAGTTTCAAGAAAACAGATATCCATTGGCTGGTGGCAACATAGCAGCTAAAGAGTTCGGTGATACAAAATCGTCAGCAGTGACATTGATGTTTCTCCACGGCTGGCTAGATAATGCTGCAAGTTTTGATAGCACGATAGAGGCACTCTCTCGCTCCAACTTTGATTTACATTATTGTGCTATTGACTTACCAGGTCATGGACTATCTTTCCATAAACCAGAAGGAAATTTTTACCCCTTCCATGATTATGTAGATGATCTATACCAGCTGCTGACGAATCATTTTTCTACTCAAAAGATCATATTCGTTGGGCACTCTCTTGGTGCATTGATAGCGAGCTGCTTTAGTGCTGCGTTTCCTGAATTAGTGCAGGGGCTTGTGCAAATTGAAGGTGTAGGCCCCCTACCGGAGTTGGAACACAATACAGTTGAACGCCTGCGAGAAGGTGTGATCAGCCGGAAGAGAATACTGAGTAAACCGACTCGTTCATTTAAAGGATTAGAACCCGTAATCCAGCGCAGAGCTAAATTGAATCAACTTGATGGAAAGCTTATTGAGCCTGTGATCATCCGGGGGACCCAAAAAAAGCAAGGAGAGTATTTTTGGCGCCATGACATTAAGTTGCAATGTCATTCTGTTTATCGAATGTCTTTTCGCCATGCAGACGAAGTTCTTAAACAAATCACCTGTCCACATGTAGTAGTGCTTGGTGAATCTGGCTATCCAGAATTAAAAAGCAGGATTAAACAACTAGATACCCAACAGTTTCACCTTAAAACAGTGAAGGGTGGGCATCACTGTCACCTCGAAAATCCTATCGATGTTTCTGAAGCAATTCTAGGGTTAGTTAACAAAACTTAA
- a CDS encoding Slp family lipoprotein → MKIKLKKVLILVVSSLLLGACSSLPKNLEANSHDVITNYSAWKEADTDIGKQVRLGGVIAKVTNLKDSTRIEIVDLPINSAGQPDIHSEAKGRFIVYVKGFLDPVTFAKGRLMTALGTTQKPEISKVGAYEYHFPVMQATGYHLWRIQKRVVVDGPLYTYPCLGLYCHQYYGPREGRVVTEVQ, encoded by the coding sequence ATGAAGATCAAGTTGAAGAAAGTTCTAATTTTGGTAGTAAGTTCACTGTTGCTAGGCGCTTGCAGTTCGTTACCCAAAAACTTAGAGGCCAATTCTCACGACGTCATTACCAACTATAGTGCTTGGAAAGAGGCTGATACCGACATTGGTAAACAAGTACGCTTAGGTGGTGTGATCGCAAAAGTTACCAACCTCAAGGATAGTACACGTATCGAAATTGTAGATTTACCTATTAACTCAGCAGGTCAGCCAGATATACATTCTGAAGCGAAAGGGCGTTTTATTGTCTATGTGAAGGGCTTTTTAGACCCAGTTACATTTGCAAAAGGTCGTTTGATGACAGCCCTTGGTACTACCCAAAAGCCTGAAATAAGTAAAGTTGGTGCGTACGAATACCACTTCCCAGTCATGCAGGCGACAGGTTATCACTTATGGAGAATCCAAAAGCGAGTTGTGGTCGATGGTCCACTGTATACTTATCCGTGTCTAGGCTTATATTGCCATCAATATTATGGCCCAAGAGAAGGCCGAGTGGTCACTGAAGTACAATGA
- a CDS encoding chromosome partitioning protein ParA, producing MVSINGLPPTLISSPNKTQKAYKKRAQEASAPDDSTVSKPTKVANAVAQSIRNVAESEIDYSNLQYDYPPGENRKAMSYYLDVLNQSKRDELARLIGVDIYI from the coding sequence ATGGTTTCGATTAATGGTTTACCACCCACACTGATTTCGAGTCCCAATAAGACTCAAAAAGCATATAAGAAAAGGGCGCAGGAAGCTAGCGCCCCAGATGATTCGACAGTTAGTAAACCAACCAAAGTGGCCAATGCAGTGGCCCAATCCATTCGAAATGTCGCTGAGTCTGAAATAGATTACTCGAACCTCCAATACGATTACCCTCCTGGTGAAAACAGAAAAGCCATGTCTTACTATTTGGATGTGCTGAATCAAAGTAAGCGTGATGAGTTAGCCAGACTAATTGGTGTAGATATTTATATTTAA
- the tsaB gene encoding tRNA (adenosine(37)-N6)-threonylcarbamoyltransferase complex dimerization subunit type 1 TsaB: MSTKILALDTATENCSVALLVGETIYSRSEVVPRDHTKKILPMVEAVLKEAGLKLSELDALAFGRGPGSFTGVRIGIGIAQGLAFGAELPMIGVSTLAALAQGSYRKTKSEHIACAIDARMQEVYWARMSRQNNGEWLATDKECVIPPSVLVEKTENDEVVWTKSGTGWKAYSEDLSDLSISVSEGGVELPEAQDIVVLAQFEWQKGNTVDAENASPVYLRDNVAWKKMPGRE, translated from the coding sequence ATGAGTACAAAAATCCTAGCGTTAGATACAGCAACTGAAAACTGCTCGGTTGCTTTGCTAGTCGGAGAGACAATTTATAGCCGCAGTGAAGTCGTACCAAGAGACCACACAAAAAAGATTCTTCCTATGGTTGAAGCTGTGCTGAAGGAAGCGGGTTTGAAGCTATCCGAACTGGATGCGTTAGCATTTGGAAGGGGGCCGGGCAGCTTTACCGGAGTACGTATTGGCATTGGAATTGCACAAGGTTTAGCATTTGGTGCAGAGCTACCTATGATTGGCGTTTCCACTTTAGCCGCGTTGGCTCAAGGTAGCTATCGCAAAACGAAGTCAGAGCATATTGCTTGTGCGATAGATGCGCGAATGCAAGAGGTGTACTGGGCAAGAATGAGCCGCCAAAATAATGGCGAATGGTTAGCAACAGATAAAGAGTGTGTGATACCACCTTCTGTGTTAGTCGAAAAAACAGAAAACGATGAAGTGGTTTGGACAAAGTCTGGAACTGGCTGGAAAGCTTATTCTGAAGACTTGTCTGATTTGTCTATTTCAGTCAGTGAAGGCGGTGTTGAGTTACCTGAAGCGCAGGATATCGTAGTGCTTGCACAGTTTGAGTGGCAAAAAGGCAATACGGTAGATGCGGAAAACGCTAGCCCAGTCTATTTGCGTGACAACGTCGCATGGAAGAAAATGCCGGGTCGGGAATAG
- the purU gene encoding formyltetrahydrofolate deformylase, protein MEKKTLLTHCTDEPGLISKITNICYKHQLNIIHNNEFVDNTCGHFFMRTELEGIFNDETLLHDLDQALPAGTSRRLLSSSKKRVVIMVTKEAHCLGDILMKAFDGSLNIDIAAVVGNYDHLQNLTEKFDIPYHHVSHQDLSRQEHEQRILETIEQYNADYIVLAKYMRVLTPEFVESYRHKIINIHHSFLPAFIGAKPYQQAYDRGVKIIGATAHFVTNDLDEGPIIKQDVIPVDHNFSAEDMAKAGRDVEKNVLSRALNKVVNDHVFVYENKTVIL, encoded by the coding sequence ATGGAAAAGAAAACTCTACTCACTCATTGTACAGATGAACCTGGTTTGATATCAAAAATCACTAATATCTGTTACAAGCACCAGCTCAATATTATTCACAACAATGAGTTTGTGGATAATACTTGCGGCCACTTTTTTATGCGCACTGAGTTAGAGGGTATCTTTAACGATGAAACGCTTCTGCACGACTTAGACCAAGCGCTTCCAGCAGGTACATCCCGCAGGCTACTTAGCTCTTCGAAAAAACGCGTTGTCATTATGGTGACTAAAGAAGCTCACTGCCTTGGCGATATTTTGATGAAAGCTTTTGATGGTAGCTTGAATATTGATATTGCAGCTGTTGTTGGCAATTATGACCACCTACAAAACCTGACAGAAAAGTTCGATATTCCATATCATCATGTTTCTCATCAAGATTTATCTAGACAAGAACACGAACAACGAATTCTTGAAACTATTGAGCAATATAACGCCGACTATATTGTACTTGCTAAATACATGAGAGTTTTAACGCCAGAGTTTGTTGAAAGTTATAGGCATAAGATCATCAATATCCATCATAGCTTCTTACCCGCTTTTATCGGTGCTAAGCCATATCAGCAAGCTTATGATCGCGGTGTAAAAATTATAGGAGCGACGGCGCACTTCGTTACTAACGATTTAGACGAAGGGCCAATCATCAAGCAAGACGTTATTCCGGTTGATCACAACTTTAGTGCTGAAGATATGGCAAAAGCCGGTCGAGATGTAGAAAAAAACGTACTAAGCCGAGCATTGAATAAAGTAGTCAACGATCATGTGTTCGTTTATGAAAACAAAACCGTGATCTTATAG